The following proteins come from a genomic window of bacterium:
- a CDS encoding transglycosylase SLT domain-containing protein, with protein sequence MIFTVLTAVLPETPAPAEAVGLMPVSDLVMIDPALILAPDPGKLGSGPLSMRALALADNPKVKVQLEHLLIDKRESILSALALSTRYIPHIVPILEKYNLPPELVYLCIIESGYQQSARSHAGAVGMWQMIQSTSSRFDLRTDTWVDERLDFMRSTEGAASFIKYLFKRFDSWDQVLAAYNAGEGRVSRAARKAVGKGLEPDMENLRLPRETRIYVPAFYAALLIAMEPERYGLFPDYQPPLDYVEVHVPGGVPLSTIARYLGCQVKDLHLLNPSILKGRIPVSRDEYPLRVPCTVGEGKAKAVAASLKEVRYISYRVRKGDTLWDISRKFGVSISRITRAGHHRGNSSKIFPGETLLVALTAGEAS encoded by the coding sequence TTGATTTTCACTGTTCTTACAGCCGTTCTGCCCGAGACCCCCGCCCCTGCGGAGGCTGTCGGTCTTATGCCTGTCAGTGACCTCGTAATGATCGATCCTGCTCTGATCCTGGCTCCCGATCCCGGCAAATTGGGAAGCGGCCCCCTTTCTATGCGGGCCCTTGCCCTTGCAGACAACCCCAAAGTCAAGGTTCAGCTGGAACATCTGCTCATTGACAAGAGAGAGAGTATTCTGAGTGCTCTTGCTCTATCGACCCGTTATATCCCGCACATCGTCCCTATTCTGGAAAAATATAACCTCCCCCCGGAGTTGGTTTATCTTTGCATAATCGAGAGCGGATACCAACAATCAGCTCGAAGCCATGCCGGCGCGGTGGGTATGTGGCAGATGATACAGTCCACCTCAAGCCGTTTTGACCTCAGGACAGATACCTGGGTTGACGAACGACTGGATTTTATGAGGAGCACAGAAGGGGCAGCGAGTTTCATCAAATACCTCTTTAAACGCTTTGACAGCTGGGATCAGGTTCTGGCTGCGTATAACGCAGGGGAGGGCAGGGTTTCGCGGGCGGCCAGGAAAGCTGTAGGAAAGGGCCTTGAACCTGACATGGAGAACCTGCGTCTGCCAAGGGAGACCAGGATCTACGTCCCGGCGTTTTACGCAGCCCTGCTCATCGCCATGGAGCCAGAACGATACGGACTTTTCCCTGATTATCAGCCGCCCCTTGATTATGTTGAAGTGCATGTCCCCGGCGGCGTCCCCCTGTCTACCATCGCACGGTACCTTGGTTGCCAGGTCAAAGACCTGCATTTATTAAATCCCTCTATTCTCAAGGGCAGGATCCCTGTATCCAGAGACGAATATCCGCTGAGAGTGCCGTGCACCGTGGGGGAGGGAAAGGCTAAAGCAGTAGCCGCAAGCCTGAAGGAAGTGCGCTATATCAGTTACCGTGTTCGTAAAGGCGACACTTTGTGGGATATATCCAGGAAGTTCGGTGTCAGTATTTCAAGGATAACGCGGGCCGGACACCATCGGGGCAACTCGTCAAAGATATTTCCAGGGGAAACTCTTCTTGTCGCTTTGACAGCGGGTGAGGCAAGTTAA
- the tyrS gene encoding tyrosine--tRNA ligase, producing the protein MNKKTELKRQMQIIERGTVDLISSEELEKKLLRSLESGEPLRVKAGFDPTAPDLHLGHTVLMQKMRHFQDLGHQVIFLIGDFTGMIGDPTGRSETRKALTIEQVQENAVTYQEQTFKILDPDRTEIDFNSRWMKEMSAQGLIELGSLYSVARMLERDDFRKRYSEQRHISIHEFMYPLVQGYDSVALKADVELGGTDQKFNLLVGRDLQRAYGQEPQVVITMPLLEGTDGVQKMSKSYDNYIGVTEPGGEIYGKIMSISDELMLRYYELLSSISLEELEALKKDMAGGKTHPMDAKRGLAREIVTRFHSEKGAEEAEKQFNMRFSDRKSLEDMADDESVDAFEMNEPLPLFKVVAQVRGVSSSEAIRMIKGGAVRIMDDKVDDTQYLVTPGQDKVIRVGKKFFRVLQG; encoded by the coding sequence ATGAATAAAAAAACCGAGCTGAAACGCCAGATGCAGATCATTGAGCGGGGGACTGTAGACCTGATTTCCAGTGAGGAGCTGGAGAAGAAGCTCTTGCGTTCTCTGGAGAGTGGAGAACCTCTGCGGGTCAAGGCGGGGTTTGATCCCACTGCTCCCGATCTGCACCTGGGACACACTGTTCTGATGCAGAAGATGAGACACTTCCAGGATCTGGGTCATCAGGTCATCTTCCTCATCGGGGATTTCACAGGAATGATCGGCGACCCAACGGGACGCTCGGAAACCCGGAAAGCCTTAACGATCGAGCAAGTTCAGGAAAATGCTGTCACCTATCAGGAACAGACTTTCAAGATCCTGGATCCCGATCGAACCGAAATAGATTTCAACAGCCGATGGATGAAGGAAATGTCGGCACAGGGCCTCATCGAACTCGGTTCGCTCTACAGCGTGGCAAGGATGCTGGAGCGGGATGATTTCAGGAAAAGATATAGCGAGCAGAGACACATCAGCATACATGAGTTTATGTATCCTCTCGTGCAGGGTTATGACTCGGTAGCTCTAAAGGCAGATGTGGAGCTTGGCGGAACGGACCAGAAGTTTAACCTCCTGGTGGGACGGGATCTGCAGCGTGCTTACGGTCAGGAGCCCCAGGTTGTTATTACCATGCCGCTTCTTGAGGGTACTGATGGTGTCCAGAAGATGAGTAAATCCTATGATAATTATATAGGAGTCACGGAGCCCGGTGGAGAGATATACGGAAAAATCATGTCCATTTCCGACGAACTCATGCTCCGGTATTACGAACTGCTCAGTTCCATTAGCCTTGAAGAACTTGAAGCGCTGAAAAAGGACATGGCAGGTGGTAAAACCCATCCCATGGACGCGAAAAGGGGTCTTGCCCGAGAGATCGTCACCCGTTTTCACAGCGAAAAAGGAGCTGAAGAAGCCGAAAAGCAGTTTAACATGCGTTTTTCAGACCGGAAATCCCTGGAAGATATGGCCGATGACGAATCTGTCGATGCATTTGAAATGAATGAGCCTTTGCCTCTGTTTAAGGTTGTGGCTCAGGTCAGAGGCGTCAGCAGCTCGGAGGCTATCAGGATGATCAAAGGTGGTGCCGTTCGGATCATGGATGATAAAGTTGATGATACACAGTACCTGGTAACGCCTGGTCAGGATAAGGTGATCCGGGTAGGTAAGAAGTTTTTCAGGGTGCTGCAAGGCTAG
- a CDS encoding Ppx/GppA phosphatase family protein, with product MKIASIDIGTNTVRCLIAQVQDGVLTPKAIYRDIIRLGEGLRTKGELDPAAFERLTSVLSSYSVYISGSGCRKVRAVGTSALRDADRGGSIARALNEVLGSPVEVISGGEEARLTSIGVQAGIGTMEDGILLDIGGGSTELIRVFKGSNLWWTSLPAGVVHLTEELFLDDPPTDRQVDVFKARFRDLLERQREDGGKQIAGTAGTPTTLAAIELGIDDYDPTLINGHVLSLDTIKDLIKQFLTMTSDERLAMTGMEKGREDLIVAGSLMVLEVMDRWGFQEMIVSDWGLLEGIAIDAVNSEQ from the coding sequence ATGAAGATAGCTTCCATCGACATAGGGACCAATACAGTACGCTGTCTCATCGCCCAGGTTCAGGATGGTGTTCTTACTCCAAAGGCCATTTACCGGGATATAATAAGGCTTGGTGAAGGCCTTCGGACGAAGGGCGAACTGGACCCTGCAGCTTTTGAGAGGCTGACGTCCGTTCTGAGCTCCTATAGCGTTTATATCTCGGGATCAGGGTGCCGGAAAGTCCGGGCAGTTGGCACCAGCGCTTTACGCGACGCAGACAGGGGAGGGTCCATCGCCAGAGCTCTCAATGAGGTCCTTGGATCTCCCGTAGAGGTGATCTCGGGGGGGGAAGAGGCGAGGCTGACTTCCATAGGTGTGCAAGCCGGGATCGGTACCATGGAGGATGGAATACTGCTGGATATTGGTGGGGGGAGTACAGAGTTGATCCGGGTGTTCAAAGGAAGCAATTTATGGTGGACAAGCCTGCCTGCAGGCGTGGTTCATCTGACCGAGGAGCTTTTTCTGGACGATCCACCCACGGACAGGCAAGTTGACGTTTTTAAAGCTCGCTTCAGAGACCTTCTTGAGCGCCAAAGAGAGGATGGAGGGAAGCAGATAGCCGGGACAGCCGGGACACCTACGACCCTGGCGGCTATCGAATTGGGCATTGACGATTATGATCCCACTCTGATAAATGGTCACGTCCTTTCATTAGATACCATAAAGGATCTCATTAAACAGTTTCTCACCATGACTTCGGATGAGCGGCTTGCCATGACTGGTATGGAAAAGGGCAGAGAAGATCTTATAGTGGCTGGATCCCTTATGGTTCTGGAGGTCATGGACAGGTGGGGCTTTCAGGAGATGATCGTCAGTGACTGGGGGCTGCTGGAGGGGATAGCGATCGATGCAGTGAATAGTGAACAGTGA
- a CDS encoding OmpA family protein: MLSRSAKYSLPILLSALVILTFSVGRSLADGPDYELILTVGVAWDAAGTTEREKAFLDRIKQLIKKDPTLTVAVIGHTDTLGSENENMAIGFYYASRIADQLADTLQFPYERIEIISRGESEPVVTPGSFDKQVENRRVVIRLATTTSIKVAKQPPAKTQGKKILILEPVSGTVDRAYQRVRAIVEGGSQTALLTINGISSLITVQNSRIDTEIVLERGNNTLEVIAWDDSGSFGRDSVEVNYISPPPEIKIHKPLDGDLFDTIHSLVVEVSGKIKAQTQLAETFLFLNGAPRRIEVDEQGNFSQPVVLIRKTNRIKIEALDIYGKTDTSEDITVSTINLAPKDIVVYLTWDQPGVDMDLHILGPDGEHTYYAALDPVESSEAIPQGALDLDDKNGFGPEVFSMSGDTHGQYTIEARYHHSQDNVPSQAQVTVVLYPAEPARRITRIFGPKELNSDKDRNWIVTEIDLPEGIFSGLQ; encoded by the coding sequence ATGCTTTCAAGGTCCGCTAAATACTCTCTTCCGATCCTGCTATCGGCGCTGGTTATCCTAACCTTTTCAGTGGGCCGGTCTTTGGCCGATGGTCCGGATTACGAACTCATCCTTACTGTTGGGGTAGCCTGGGATGCTGCAGGTACCACAGAGCGCGAAAAAGCTTTTCTCGACAGGATCAAGCAGTTGATAAAAAAAGATCCCACCTTAACAGTGGCCGTGATCGGCCATACCGACACCCTTGGATCAGAAAATGAGAACATGGCCATAGGGTTCTATTATGCTTCCAGGATAGCTGATCAACTGGCAGATACACTTCAATTTCCCTACGAACGCATTGAAATCATCTCCAGGGGTGAATCTGAACCGGTGGTTACTCCAGGGAGTTTCGATAAGCAGGTAGAAAACAGGAGGGTCGTAATAAGGCTTGCCACCACAACCTCCATCAAAGTGGCAAAACAGCCCCCTGCCAAAACACAGGGCAAAAAAATCCTTATATTGGAACCTGTTTCAGGAACTGTTGACCGTGCCTACCAGCGGGTCCGAGCCATTGTCGAAGGCGGTTCACAGACCGCACTTCTCACAATAAACGGCATTTCCAGCCTCATTACTGTCCAGAACTCCCGAATAGATACCGAGATCGTTCTGGAAAGGGGAAACAATACATTAGAGGTGATAGCCTGGGATGACAGCGGGTCTTTTGGCAGGGACTCCGTGGAGGTCAATTATATTTCCCCGCCTCCCGAGATCAAGATCCACAAGCCTCTGGACGGTGACCTCTTCGACACAATTCACAGCCTTGTTGTGGAAGTTAGTGGAAAGATCAAAGCCCAGACCCAACTGGCTGAAACGTTTCTGTTTCTCAACGGAGCCCCACGAAGGATCGAGGTCGATGAACAGGGTAACTTCTCTCAGCCGGTGGTCCTCATCAGAAAAACCAACCGAATAAAGATCGAAGCCCTGGATATTTACGGGAAAACGGACACAAGCGAGGATATAACCGTTAGCACCATCAATCTGGCCCCAAAGGATATCGTTGTGTATCTCACATGGGATCAGCCTGGAGTAGACATGGACCTGCACATCCTGGGCCCCGATGGCGAACATACATATTACGCAGCCCTCGACCCGGTTGAAAGCAGTGAAGCCATCCCCCAGGGAGCCCTGGATCTGGACGACAAGAACGGATTCGGGCCTGAGGTCTTCAGCATGTCCGGGGACACTCATGGCCAATACACCATCGAAGCCCGCTACCACCACTCCCAGGATAACGTTCCCTCCCAGGCACAGGTAACAGTAGTACTTTACCCTGCAGAACCGGCAAGACGCATAACACGCATATTCGGTCCGAAGGAGCTTAACTCCGACAAGGACAGGAATTGGATCGTCACCGAGATAGATCTCCCGGAAGGGATATTCTCGGGTCTACAATAG
- a CDS encoding tetratricopeptide repeat protein has product MRRVCFLMLCLLVATSCATAPDPVMDVEEHLTPREREARLLLEMDRIKKQDRNQLTQLLRQARKGGREFLIRQEHGSRLRSIELYRSLLSKYPDNTSDYMAEASFRLAELLFETERERIRMVLETEGDTAEILPDFNAAIQAYAQVMERFPGHPLTEDALYGIAYCYTEQGDPDQAANGYARLVKTFPETRYSVEINMRLGEYYFTMEDIPRAITHYQQVVAAGGPEYAEKALYKLGWCFYNLDRYEEAIDSFFAVLDFNESGEITADSLANESMDIIARSYTESGGTPAFVRRIKAKPSDPYLSRILYLLADLYRERSFFPEALGTFRTYIQLYPSGNSMPEVLEHMRETYHIRGDTLASLELSENFRQHIGPETPWYKEATEVRQEQARSLILNNLETAANRRRARFQAAGEETVLNLALKDLTVYEEITGEDSPCRIKHLKGMVLAEMDRFEDAVRVLNDLAVDNSCSELAERAILASTDYQISTYDRSGTVDLPLFGNTVNILSNVSPDSPVTPRAILVLGEITLNKNALKEARAHFSLLIRRYPAAPESARARLLIARTFFKEGDYRQAAAWFREAWKKSISDEMGEEARRLHVYSLFKYAEELSSKKLATEAAERFEAIHRQFPDSDVAQVSLYNAGKLYRSIGLERKATSLFETLAATYTDSEFAREALQMSVLILEALGDPIRAADDSMVLASRSHGKDREVALLKAAQLYSAGNAPERAASSRSTYIEEFPEPLEELSRQFFLLGQDLEEIGNWDSALDAYKRGVALQKKDQANQTLTAFAARSQLRIAERSFTQYKDFHITPPLDKNVVRKREMLQTVIRDFVAAGSYKTIDVITASNYFIGRALELFKGDILSSPKPEGLTSLELEEYDLLLQEMAFPFEAKALDAYRVNIQRAVKLEILDPWIEKTFERMAELAPWSYLRNESIAYPSTLISPPPLSFPALRGTLKTDSIRDDLVTDAIPVEEHL; this is encoded by the coding sequence GTGAGAAGAGTCTGCTTTCTAATGTTATGCCTGCTGGTGGCAACTTCCTGCGCCACAGCTCCCGATCCCGTTATGGATGTAGAAGAACATCTCACCCCGCGAGAACGCGAAGCCCGCCTTCTTTTGGAGATGGATCGGATAAAAAAACAGGATCGCAACCAGTTAACACAGCTGCTGCGACAAGCCCGGAAAGGGGGCCGTGAATTCCTGATACGTCAGGAACACGGGTCTCGCCTCAGATCAATTGAACTTTATCGGTCCCTCCTGAGCAAATACCCTGACAACACCAGCGATTACATGGCGGAGGCTTCCTTTCGACTTGCCGAACTTCTCTTTGAAACGGAGAGAGAAAGGATCCGGATGGTCCTGGAAACGGAGGGTGACACTGCCGAAATATTGCCTGATTTTAATGCCGCCATACAAGCCTATGCCCAGGTCATGGAACGCTTCCCCGGGCACCCGCTAACGGAAGATGCCCTGTACGGAATTGCCTATTGCTACACGGAGCAGGGTGATCCGGACCAGGCGGCCAACGGGTATGCCAGGCTTGTTAAGACCTTTCCTGAAACCAGATACTCGGTTGAGATCAACATGCGCCTGGGTGAATATTATTTCACAATGGAAGACATCCCCCGGGCTATTACCCACTATCAGCAAGTTGTCGCGGCAGGCGGGCCTGAATATGCCGAGAAAGCCCTCTACAAGCTGGGCTGGTGTTTCTACAACCTGGACCGATACGAAGAAGCCATAGACTCCTTCTTCGCAGTACTGGATTTTAATGAAAGCGGGGAAATTACTGCCGACAGCCTTGCCAATGAAAGCATGGACATTATTGCCCGTTCCTACACCGAGAGTGGCGGCACGCCGGCTTTTGTACGCAGGATCAAGGCTAAACCTTCCGATCCCTATTTATCCCGCATACTTTACCTGCTTGCGGACCTGTACAGAGAACGGTCTTTTTTTCCAGAGGCCCTCGGAACCTTCCGTACTTACATCCAGTTGTACCCTTCAGGAAACAGCATGCCCGAGGTCCTCGAACACATGCGTGAGACCTATCATATCCGCGGGGACACTCTGGCATCCCTTGAACTTTCTGAAAACTTCAGGCAGCACATCGGTCCCGAAACACCATGGTATAAAGAAGCCACAGAGGTGCGGCAGGAACAGGCTCGATCCCTGATCCTGAATAACCTGGAAACGGCAGCGAACCGGAGACGGGCTCGATTCCAGGCTGCGGGGGAGGAAACGGTGCTCAATTTGGCACTGAAGGATCTGACCGTTTATGAAGAGATCACCGGTGAAGACAGCCCGTGCAGGATCAAACATCTTAAGGGCATGGTTTTGGCGGAAATGGACCGATTTGAAGACGCAGTGCGTGTCCTCAACGACCTGGCTGTTGACAACAGCTGTTCCGAGCTGGCAGAACGCGCCATCCTGGCCTCTACTGACTACCAGATAAGCACTTACGACAGATCAGGAACTGTTGATCTTCCCCTGTTTGGAAATACCGTTAACATCCTTTCCAACGTGTCGCCGGACAGTCCGGTCACTCCCAGGGCGATACTGGTCCTCGGTGAGATCACCCTCAACAAAAACGCTTTGAAAGAAGCACGCGCCCATTTTTCACTTCTGATCCGCCGCTACCCCGCCGCACCCGAATCGGCCAGAGCCAGACTCCTTATTGCCCGCACTTTCTTCAAAGAGGGTGACTACAGACAGGCTGCAGCCTGGTTTCGCGAAGCCTGGAAGAAGAGCATTAGCGATGAAATGGGTGAAGAAGCTCGCCGGCTCCACGTTTACAGCCTGTTCAAATATGCGGAGGAACTTTCCTCCAAAAAATTAGCCACAGAGGCAGCCGAACGGTTCGAGGCGATCCATCGCCAGTTCCCGGACTCTGATGTTGCCCAGGTCTCTCTCTACAACGCCGGTAAGCTTTATAGATCCATCGGGCTCGAGAGAAAAGCCACATCTCTGTTTGAAACCCTTGCCGCGACCTATACCGATTCGGAGTTCGCCAGAGAAGCTCTCCAGATGTCTGTCCTCATCCTTGAGGCCCTCGGTGATCCGATCAGAGCTGCTGATGACAGCATGGTTCTGGCTTCAAGATCCCATGGCAAAGACAGGGAGGTTGCCCTGCTCAAGGCTGCGCAGCTTTACTCCGCTGGCAACGCACCGGAACGGGCAGCTTCATCCCGATCAACATACATCGAGGAGTTCCCGGAGCCGTTAGAAGAGCTTTCCAGACAGTTCTTTCTTTTAGGCCAGGACCTGGAAGAGATCGGGAATTGGGATAGCGCCCTGGACGCATACAAAAGGGGTGTGGCTCTGCAAAAGAAGGATCAGGCCAACCAGACCCTCACCGCCTTCGCTGCCAGAAGCCAGCTCCGTATTGCCGAAAGATCCTTTACTCAATACAAAGACTTTCACATAACTCCCCCCCTTGATAAAAATGTAGTACGAAAACGGGAGATGCTCCAGACCGTGATCAGGGATTTCGTTGCCGCCGGCAGTTACAAGACCATCGACGTCATAACGGCATCCAACTACTTTATTGGCCGGGCGCTGGAGCTTTTCAAAGGGGACATACTTTCTTCCCCAAAACCTGAAGGCCTGACCTCTCTTGAGCTGGAGGAATATGACCTGCTCCTCCAGGAGATGGCTTTTCCCTTTGAAGCCAAAGCACTGGATGCTTACAGGGTAAACATTCAGAGAGCCGTTAAGCTGGAGATCCTTGACCCGTGGATAGAGAAAACGTTTGAAAGGATGGCGGAACTGGCGCCATGGTCCTATCTGAGGAACGAATCCATCGCCTATCCATCTACCCTTATATCACCGCCACCCTTGAGCTTTCCTGCTTTGCGCGGAACGCTGAAAACAGACAGCATCAGAGACGATCTGGTCACAGACGCAATCCCGGTGGAGGAGCATCTATGA
- a CDS encoding tetratricopeptide repeat protein, translated as MIPVLRLLHWTLLCCLLTLTGAGCVTTSSTRHLTDQSDKPGPAVNEDHAVSSVPTVSREPASEGTILLAGITESLHLNQVVAPQDAVRVVQLLPEDPTSWLAAGIASYRAGDLSNAMERLTRSASLDPGNPITLLALGETAVMTGDLTKADQYFSTAHELSPSTQSANRLALLRIRDGHLESANEILTKALADDPRDIMTRNNLAIALDMMGTTSKGIDILALNEIEDPQLLRTSALLQLKEGHPDRALADLEAGLESIGSAEEWLLRGTADLQQGKLPEAEDKFRSAIVAQPSGYEGYLNLGLTLRRQGKFTEAEKTYQDGLARATHPDLHLNLGVLYELYRGEPALAIEQYRQYIKLEGPASERINGWVEFLEGILETN; from the coding sequence ATGATACCGGTGCTGCGTCTTTTACATTGGACACTGCTGTGTTGCCTCCTCACCCTTACCGGCGCCGGCTGCGTGACGACATCGTCCACCCGACATTTAACCGACCAGTCTGATAAACCGGGGCCGGCTGTGAATGAAGATCATGCTGTATCATCTGTTCCGACAGTCTCCAGGGAGCCTGCAAGCGAAGGGACCATACTCCTTGCCGGAATTACGGAATCCCTTCACTTAAATCAGGTTGTAGCGCCCCAGGACGCCGTCAGGGTCGTACAACTATTACCAGAGGATCCCACAAGCTGGCTGGCCGCGGGAATTGCCTCATACAGAGCCGGGGACCTCTCCAATGCCATGGAGCGTCTGACCCGTTCTGCTTCCCTGGATCCTGGTAACCCCATAACCCTCCTGGCCCTGGGCGAGACAGCTGTTATGACGGGTGACCTGACCAAGGCAGACCAATATTTCAGCACTGCCCACGAATTATCACCTTCAACTCAAAGCGCAAACCGCCTCGCACTGCTCAGGATCAGGGACGGGCATCTGGAATCGGCAAATGAAATTCTGACGAAAGCTCTTGCTGATGATCCCAGGGACATCATGACTCGAAACAATCTCGCTATTGCACTGGACATGATGGGCACAACCTCAAAGGGTATCGATATCCTGGCCCTGAATGAGATCGAGGATCCTCAACTTCTCCGCACGAGCGCCCTTCTCCAACTGAAAGAGGGACACCCTGACAGAGCCCTTGCAGACCTGGAAGCCGGGTTGGAATCAATAGGTTCCGCAGAAGAGTGGCTTCTGAGGGGTACGGCAGACCTTCAACAGGGGAAACTTCCCGAGGCGGAGGACAAATTCCGCTCGGCCATAGTGGCACAGCCATCAGGTTATGAGGGTTACCTCAACCTGGGCCTGACCTTGCGCAGGCAGGGAAAGTTCACCGAAGCGGAAAAAACTTATCAGGATGGGCTGGCCAGGGCGACCCATCCGGACCTGCACCTGAACCTCGGGGTGCTTTACGAACTTTACCGCGGGGAACCGGCCCTGGCCATTGAGCAGTACAGGCAATATATAAAACTGGAGGGTCCGGCATCCGAAAGGATCAACGGCTGGGTGGAATTTCTGGAGGGGATTCTTGAAACGAATTGA
- a CDS encoding MotA/TolQ/ExbB proton channel family protein: protein MVLIAQAFRDGGPFMYPILATSIFAAAIIIERVYFLAIRFGIDDRAFLKKIQELVGKGDPEGARNLCNNTPIPKIVRAALECEGCSVREVQNSVDEAAMEVLPLVERRVHYLAMAANVATLLGLLGTIVGLMQSFNAVAGAEAAQKGAVLAKGIAIALNTTAYGLTVAIPCLFFYAFIQSRANTLVEQIDRVAVKMVNMVSSRESAV from the coding sequence ATGGTTTTAATTGCCCAGGCTTTCAGGGACGGGGGACCGTTCATGTACCCGATCCTGGCAACTTCGATCTTCGCGGCGGCCATTATCATCGAACGGGTCTATTTTCTGGCCATCAGGTTCGGGATCGACGACAGAGCCTTTCTGAAAAAGATCCAGGAGCTTGTTGGAAAAGGTGACCCGGAAGGCGCCCGCAATTTGTGCAATAACACCCCCATTCCAAAAATTGTCCGTGCCGCTTTGGAGTGTGAAGGCTGTTCGGTAAGGGAGGTCCAGAACTCTGTGGATGAGGCTGCCATGGAGGTTCTGCCTTTGGTAGAACGGAGAGTCCATTACCTGGCCATGGCCGCAAACGTCGCCACCCTTCTGGGACTCCTGGGAACGATAGTCGGCCTCATGCAATCCTTTAATGCTGTGGCGGGGGCCGAGGCCGCACAGAAGGGGGCCGTTCTTGCCAAGGGGATCGCCATCGCCCTTAACACCACGGCCTACGGATTGACCGTTGCCATTCCCTGTCTTTTCTTTTACGCCTTTATCCAGTCCAGGGCCAACACTCTGGTGGAACAGATCGACCGTGTAGCGGTGAAAATGGTCAACATGGTCTCCTCCCGGGAATCGGCGGTCTAA
- a CDS encoding biopolymer transporter ExbD: MAFRPSQRRSKPGYILDLNLAPLLSLFVALIPMLLLTAMFQKVGIVNLYLPTLEEALLQDGENDPSQDFTLSVSVTLKEMSLMKDREVLITEDIQEGLKLDRFIEKLVTLKKEFPDKRDAVLLLDSEILYETIIDIMDAVRVNGDTELFPDISLADRILEEG, encoded by the coding sequence ATGGCTTTCAGGCCTTCCCAGCGCAGGAGCAAACCCGGGTATATCCTGGACCTTAACCTGGCTCCCCTTCTGAGCCTTTTCGTTGCTCTGATCCCCATGCTCCTTCTCACCGCCATGTTTCAAAAGGTGGGTATCGTCAACCTGTACCTCCCCACACTTGAGGAGGCACTCCTTCAGGATGGCGAAAACGATCCCTCTCAGGATTTCACTCTGTCTGTCTCAGTGACCTTGAAAGAGATGTCCCTCATGAAGGATCGAGAGGTGCTCATCACCGAGGATATTCAGGAAGGGTTGAAGCTCGACAGATTTATCGAAAAGCTGGTCACTCTGAAGAAAGAGTTCCCTGACAAGCGTGACGCAGTGCTTTTATTAGACAGCGAGATCCTCTACGAAACCATTATCGATATCATGGACGCTGTGCGTGTAAATGGCGACACGGAACTTTTTCCGGACATATCCCTTGCCGACAGAATATTGGAGGAGGGCTGA